AACGATACTTCCCTTAGGTTGTCCCTCTCGGTTGGCTAGGAACTCAGCGACCCGTGTTGCTTCTTCGCGGGTATTGCGCGGCGTGGCGAATCTGACTACCTCATTCGCCGGTTCTATGCCGATCGATTGAGCTAGTTGGTGCATCACCTCTGAGTTCGGGGTGCTCCCGAAGACAGAACCCCCGGTGAGGATGAGAGTGCTCTGCGGTAACTGGTTGTGAATCCGCAGCCCCTCAAGCAATCTTACTGCTGCTGTGCTATTGGCCTGAGAGGTAATCGGCAGTTCGGGATCGAGACTATGGCCGTGGCCAAGAACAACGATATAACCTGGTTCCTCTCCCAAAGTTTCCGCTGGCTCCAGGATCGCCGGATACTGCCGCTCAAGTGGTGCGAGCAGGCGCTGCGCGGTTGGGTCCCAGCTCAGTACCCAAATTGCCAGCAGGGTAGCGATTAGGGCGCCGCGTCCGAGCCTATACCACTTGGTAAAGAGGAGGAGTACAGCGCCACAGGCGAGCACAAAGAACATGCTCAGCGGCATTATTAGCGCGCCGATTATCTTGGTCAACTCGAACAAAACGGTCTCCTCGCTATCTTTGTGCCCGAGCAGCAAGTTGCGGCCTTGGCCCGGTTGGCTCAGTTGGCCCAGTTGTTTGGCTAAGCACTATCCGCAATGGCGGGTGAGCGGTGCATAAGAGCTGCCTTAGGATCCTCCCTGCTGGATGATCTTGGCAATTATCGAACTGCTTGAACTGCCAGCTAATAAAGGCAGTGTTTGTACCTTACCGCCAGCGGCTGTTACCGCCTTGGCGCCGGCAATTTGCTCGGGGCAATAATCATCACCCTTAACAAGGACGTCGGGCAGCAACGTAGCGATGAGCCGCTCAGGGGTCTCCTCGCTGAAGGGGACCACCCAGTCGACCGCCTCCAAGGCGGCGACAACGGCCATGCGCTGTTCGAGGGGGAGAATCGGGCGGGTTGGCCCTTTTAATTGCCTTACTGAGTGGTCAGCATTGATTGCTACAACTAAGCGGTCACCGAGTTGCTTGGCCCTTTTGAGGTAGTCGACATGCCCGGCGTGGAGCAAGTCAAAACAGCCGTTTGTCATCACGATGGTCTCGCCCGCGGCGCGTGACTCGGCGACCGCAGCTAGTAGGCTCGTCTCATCGCTTACGCCTCTGTCCTCAGCCTCGCGGTGGGCAGATGAGCTCAAGGCCGACTGTAGCTCCGCCGGGGAGACTGTGGCAGTACCCAGTTTGCCGACCACAACCCCTGCTGCGCTGTTGGCCAGCTGTGCGGCATCAGCTAGCTCCAGGCCGGCGCCCAGGGCTGCGCCAAGCGTAGCGATAACCGTATCGCCAGCGCCGGTAACATCGAAAACTTCGCGCGCGCGGGTTGGCAGGTGGATGGCACCACCACAAGCAGGTGCGAGGGTCATGCCGGCTTCACCGCGAGTTACCAAGACTGCCCGTAAGTCGAGTTCTTTTGCCAGCAGCCCAGCCTTGGTGGCTATCTCATCAGCTGTTGCGCAGGTCCCAACCACCGCCTCAAGCTCGCCGAGGTTAGGGGTGATTATGTCAGCGCCGCGGTATTTCTCATAGTTTTGCCCTTTAGGATCGATCAATACAGGTATTGCCGCTGACCGAGCATGCTGGATCAGCGGTTGTGGATCGGGCAGGGCACCCTTGGCGTAGTCCGAAAGGATTAGGATATCGACACTTTTGAGCAGGCCGACCATGGCTTGCTTGGCGCTAGCTGTATCGAAGCCAGGGAAGCCCTGCTCGAAGTCGAGGCGTAATAACTGCTGATGCCGGCTGATGATGCGTAGTTTAGTAATCGTTGCGGCTTCTGCCAGCCGATGCAGGCGGCAGTTGCAGCCCGCATCGTTTAATTGGCTGGAGAGCGCGTCAGCCGCTTCATCATCACCGCTAGGGCCGCCGATCTCAACTTGAGCACCCAGTGCGCGGGCGTTGAGGGCAACATTGCCGGCCCCTCCGGGACGCTCGGCACAGTCACTTATGTGGACAACCGGCACCGGGGCTTCAGGTGATATGCGAGCGGTCGCCCCATACCAGTACCGATCGAGCATCAGGTCACCGAATACTGCTATTTTCACAGCGTTAAAGCATGGCAACTGAGAGTGCATCACCAACTAGCCCCGCTGTTTTTGTTCCGCCATCAGCCCAGGGAGGCTGACTGTGACAGGTTCTATGGCTTGGGTTTTGGGTTCGGCTTTGCCCTTGGCTGCGGTATATATATCATTACCTGCCGACTTGTTGCTGCTTGGTGTTGTACTGCTAATGCCTAGCCTCTGGCTTAACTGAGCGGGATCGAGATTGCTGAATTCCTTCTCCATCTCTGCTATGCGCTTATCCAGGGCCGCGACTCGCTCCGGGGTTAACTGAGCAGTTGCTGCTGCGGTGTTAGCAGTGGAGTGGGCAGGCTCAGGAGCCTGTTGAGCCAGTTTATGCTTATAAGAGTCCAGAGAAAGACGCAATTCCGCCGTTAACTCACGAAAGGGCTTGGTTAACAGGAGGACAAAGGCGTGCTCGAAGAACTCTTCAGGGCTCCTCGATTTGATCGGATCGGGAGAAAGCTCGAGGGTTGCTAGGCTGGTATTGGCCTGAGAGCCTATGCCTTCAGCTTCTAATACCTCTAAAACCGGTTCAATGGTCGCCTCGTTGCGTTTCTCGCCCCAGAAGCGAAATTCAGCGAATGCGGGCACGGGTAGAATAAATAGACCGCTCAATGCGGGAGTTTTGGTAGTGGTATCAGTTCTCTTGAACAGCTCCTGTTCGCGTGGCCAGAGTAGGTTTGCAGCAAATCTGACCATTTCAGCGGCATTCTTGTGTAAGTTTGCGTAGCTCTTAGCGTACCAACCCCGGTCGGCAAAGGAGCGGCGGATGAAATCAACCTTAATGCGTTGAGATAAGGC
This Halorhodospira halochloris DNA region includes the following protein-coding sequences:
- a CDS encoding ElyC/SanA/YdcF family protein, with product MFELTKIIGALIMPLSMFFVLACGAVLLLFTKWYRLGRGALIATLLAIWVLSWDPTAQRLLAPLERQYPAILEPAETLGEEPGYIVVLGHGHSLDPELPITSQANSTAAVRLLEGLRIHNQLPQSTLILTGGSVFGSTPNSEVMHQLAQSIGIEPANEVVRFATPRNTREEATRVAEFLANREGQPKGSIVVVTEASHMPRAMALFRGAGLDPVAAPTRHRVRADEADRGFHPGDLRPSAHALRKSERAIHEYVGLLWARLRGWSG
- the hldE gene encoding bifunctional D-glycero-beta-D-manno-heptose-7-phosphate kinase/D-glycero-beta-D-manno-heptose 1-phosphate adenylyltransferase HldE, which translates into the protein MHSQLPCFNAVKIAVFGDLMLDRYWYGATARISPEAPVPVVHISDCAERPGGAGNVALNARALGAQVEIGGPSGDDEAADALSSQLNDAGCNCRLHRLAEAATITKLRIISRHQQLLRLDFEQGFPGFDTASAKQAMVGLLKSVDILILSDYAKGALPDPQPLIQHARSAAIPVLIDPKGQNYEKYRGADIITPNLGELEAVVGTCATADEIATKAGLLAKELDLRAVLVTRGEAGMTLAPACGGAIHLPTRAREVFDVTGAGDTVIATLGAALGAGLELADAAQLANSAAGVVVGKLGTATVSPAELQSALSSSAHREAEDRGVSDETSLLAAVAESRAAGETIVMTNGCFDLLHAGHVDYLKRAKQLGDRLVVAINADHSVRQLKGPTRPILPLEQRMAVVAALEAVDWVVPFSEETPERLIATLLPDVLVKGDDYCPEQIAGAKAVTAAGGKVQTLPLLAGSSSSSIIAKIIQQGGS